A window of the Desulfovibrio sp. genome harbors these coding sequences:
- a CDS encoding protein-glutamate O-methyltransferase has protein sequence MTTEHTACRHPQALPERDFKRLADFIYSECGIKLPLAKKTMLEARLHKRLRVLGMDSYSRYCEYLFTPKGMEAELISLIDTVTTNTTEFFREPKHFDILTGKVLPDFLKRRGVSTPLRLWSAGCSSGEEPYTLAMVLSEYGQQVAGFRFGILATDISTQVLARAMKGIYTDDKLRNTPYEYKKRYMLRGKNNCSGLIRFSAEIRNKIQFQRLNFMEEFSFEKPMHVVFCRNVIIYFDRKTQENLLGRFCQCLEPGGHLFIGHSESITGMDLPLTPVAPTVYRRT, from the coding sequence ATGACCACGGAACACACCGCCTGCCGGCACCCTCAAGCTCTTCCTGAGCGAGACTTCAAACGCCTTGCGGATTTCATCTATTCCGAGTGCGGCATCAAGCTGCCCCTTGCCAAAAAAACCATGCTCGAGGCGCGTCTGCACAAGCGTCTGCGCGTTCTGGGCATGGATTCCTATTCCCGCTACTGTGAGTATCTTTTCACCCCCAAGGGAATGGAAGCGGAGTTGATCTCCCTTATCGATACGGTCACCACCAATACAACGGAATTCTTCAGGGAACCCAAGCATTTCGATATTCTCACAGGCAAGGTCCTCCCGGATTTTTTGAAAAGACGCGGAGTCTCCACCCCGCTTCGCCTCTGGAGCGCAGGCTGTTCGTCAGGAGAAGAACCCTATACCCTGGCCATGGTGCTCTCCGAATACGGTCAGCAGGTTGCGGGCTTCCGCTTCGGTATTCTGGCCACCGACATCTCCACCCAGGTGCTGGCGCGAGCAATGAAGGGGATTTACACCGACGACAAGCTCCGGAACACTCCCTACGAATACAAGAAACGCTACATGCTTCGTGGAAAAAACAACTGTTCCGGGCTCATACGTTTTTCAGCCGAGATACGGAACAAAATACAGTTTCAACGGCTGAACTTCATGGAGGAATTTTCTTTCGAAAAGCCCATGCATGTTGTTTTTTGCCGAAACGTCATCATCTATTTCGACAGAAAGACACAGGAAAACCTTTTGGGGCGTTTCTGCCAGTGCCTGGAGCCGGGAGGGCATTTGTTCATAGGACATTCGGAAAGCATAACGGGAATGGATCTGCCTCTTACTCCCGTCGCTCCCACAGTGTATCGCAGAACATGA
- a CDS encoding chemotaxis protein CheA, with the protein MEDIHRKAFRDEAYDLLHELESALLELEDAPGDDELVNRVFRAMHTLKGSGAMFGFDDIANFTHEVETVFDKVRSGELEVTKPLLDLTFQAKDHVKLLLENDGGDLSAYVSQASDLLNSFRALGPAAAPDSAEPQVVDEAGDSPREERGAELVYRVRVKPKPEIYATGNNPEFLLEDLKSLGKAKIFAHLEEVPPLRELDAQNCHLWWDVLLTTDVTESAIRDVFIFVEDECDYTVQALDATEDVELRKLGEILVDRGDITPEGVSKALSGQKRLGAILTEAGLLPEKSVEAALAEQALVKDKAEQKKGPEGASSLRVSAEKLDLLQDLVGELVIVQAQIKQIAPSLGNAMVLTLAEQLERLSDDIRDSTLSIRMLPIGSTFSTYRRLVRDLSAEIGKEIDLVTSGEETELDKTVLDRLGDALIHLLRNSIDHGIETPAEREAAGKPRRGTLKLTAEHSGGDVVIQVIDDGKGIDPDRVRQKAVERGLIPENAELGLRETLELIFLPGFSTAQTVSSVSGRGVGMDVVKRVVNTMRGSIDIESELGNGSVATIRLPLTLAIIDGLQVRVGDQGYVMPLDVVEECVELNRADLGSDGRGRIINLRGEVVPFISLREWFGFSGESPTIEQVVVLRVEGYRLGMVVDNVVGEHQTVIKSLGPVFRKLEGFSGATIQGDGTMSLILDVKRIVRMALGEHR; encoded by the coding sequence ATGGAAGATATCCACCGCAAAGCATTCCGGGATGAAGCGTACGACCTGCTGCATGAGCTCGAATCCGCACTGTTAGAGCTTGAAGACGCCCCAGGCGACGATGAACTCGTCAACCGCGTGTTCAGGGCCATGCACACGCTTAAAGGTTCCGGGGCGATGTTCGGTTTCGATGACATCGCCAATTTCACCCATGAGGTGGAGACCGTCTTCGACAAGGTCCGATCCGGAGAGCTTGAGGTTACCAAACCGCTGCTGGACCTTACGTTTCAAGCCAAGGACCACGTTAAGCTTCTTCTCGAAAACGACGGAGGAGATCTTTCCGCCTATGTTTCCCAGGCGTCCGACCTTTTAAACAGCTTCAGGGCGTTGGGGCCTGCCGCAGCGCCTGATTCAGCCGAACCCCAGGTGGTTGACGAGGCGGGGGACAGCCCACGGGAAGAGCGAGGCGCCGAGCTGGTCTACCGGGTCCGGGTCAAGCCCAAACCGGAGATCTACGCCACCGGCAACAACCCGGAATTTCTTTTGGAAGACTTGAAAAGCCTGGGCAAGGCCAAAATCTTCGCACATCTCGAAGAAGTCCCCCCTCTGCGTGAGCTGGATGCCCAGAACTGCCATTTGTGGTGGGACGTGCTCCTGACCACGGACGTTACGGAAAGCGCCATCCGCGACGTCTTCATCTTTGTTGAGGACGAGTGCGACTACACAGTGCAGGCTCTGGACGCTACCGAGGATGTCGAGCTGCGCAAGCTCGGCGAGATACTCGTCGACCGCGGAGACATCACACCGGAAGGGGTGTCCAAAGCCCTAAGCGGCCAGAAGCGGCTCGGAGCGATCCTCACCGAAGCGGGGCTTTTGCCCGAGAAGTCTGTGGAAGCGGCCCTGGCCGAGCAGGCCTTGGTGAAGGACAAGGCCGAGCAGAAAAAAGGCCCGGAAGGCGCTTCGAGCCTGAGAGTCTCCGCCGAAAAGCTCGACCTCCTGCAGGACCTGGTGGGCGAACTCGTTATCGTGCAGGCCCAGATCAAGCAGATCGCCCCCTCCCTGGGCAATGCCATGGTGTTGACCCTGGCCGAGCAGCTTGAGCGGCTAAGCGACGACATCCGTGATTCCACCTTGTCCATCCGCATGCTGCCCATCGGCTCCACGTTCAGCACCTACCGCCGTCTGGTTCGCGATCTTTCGGCGGAAATCGGCAAGGAGATCGACCTCGTTACCTCCGGCGAGGAGACCGAACTGGATAAGACCGTTCTTGACCGGCTTGGCGATGCGTTGATCCATCTTCTCAGAAACAGCATTGACCACGGCATAGAGACCCCCGCCGAACGCGAAGCCGCCGGCAAGCCCAGGCGCGGAACATTGAAGCTCACAGCCGAGCACTCCGGCGGAGACGTTGTCATCCAGGTAATTGATGACGGCAAAGGCATTGATCCTGACAGGGTGCGGCAAAAGGCAGTGGAGCGCGGGCTCATCCCGGAAAACGCGGAGCTTGGCCTCAGGGAAACACTCGAGCTCATATTCCTGCCGGGCTTTTCCACCGCCCAGACAGTATCGAGCGTGTCCGGGCGCGGTGTCGGCATGGACGTGGTGAAACGCGTGGTGAACACCATGCGCGGAAGCATCGACATCGAATCCGAGCTTGGCAACGGTTCGGTGGCCACCATCCGTCTGCCGCTGACCCTGGCCATCATCGACGGGCTTCAGGTACGCGTCGGCGACCAGGGCTACGTCATGCCCCTGGACGTTGTGGAGGAGTGCGTGGAACTAAACCGCGCGGACCTGGGCTCGGACGGGCGGGGGCGCATCATCAACCTTCGCGGCGAGGTGGTTCCTTTCATCTCGCTCAGGGAGTGGTTCGGATTTTCAGGCGAGAGCCCGACCATCGAACAGGTGGTGGTCCTGCGCGTGGAAGGCTACCGGCTGGGCATGGTGGTGGACAATGTGGTCGGCGAGCACCAGACGGTCATCAAGAGCCTGGGCCCGGTATTCCGCAAGCTCGAGGGCTTTTCCGGAGCAACCATCCAGGGAGACGGCACCATGTCGCTTATTCTGGATGTGAAACGCATTGTCCGTATGGCTCTGGGCGAGCACAGATAG
- a CDS encoding response regulator — MMKTVMTVDDSASVRQMVAFTLKNAGYSVIEAVDGKDALAKLQGKVEMVITDLNMPNMDGISLIKAVRAQAAYKFIPIVMLTTESQAGRKQEGKDAGATGWIVKPFKPEQLLAVVQKVLR, encoded by the coding sequence TTGATGAAAACGGTTATGACCGTGGACGATTCCGCCAGCGTACGCCAGATGGTGGCTTTCACCCTCAAAAACGCTGGTTATTCAGTCATCGAAGCGGTTGACGGCAAGGATGCCCTGGCCAAGCTCCAGGGCAAGGTGGAAATGGTCATTACCGACCTCAACATGCCCAATATGGATGGCATCTCGCTCATCAAGGCGGTTCGCGCTCAAGCCGCCTACAAGTTCATACCGATAGTCATGCTGACCACGGAATCCCAGGCCGGAAGAAAGCAGGAAGGAAAGGACGCCGGGGCCACCGGCTGGATTGTTAAACCGTTCAAACCCGAGCAGTTGCTGGCAGTGGTGCAGAAGGTTCTCAGATAG
- a CDS encoding STAS domain-containing protein encodes MGIQQINTPKKGKTVLSLSGEYAISDAGELKQDMVKALDKAKSVLHLDVSGVERVDLLFFQLLFALASQASLDGKSVVLDLPLPEPLRLTAEGLGLDQHDFEQTFTSGVS; translated from the coding sequence ATGGGAATCCAGCAGATTAACACGCCCAAAAAGGGAAAGACGGTGTTGTCGCTTTCCGGGGAATACGCGATATCGGACGCGGGTGAGTTGAAACAGGACATGGTGAAGGCCTTGGACAAGGCCAAAAGCGTGCTCCACCTGGATGTCAGCGGGGTGGAGCGGGTTGATTTGCTCTTTTTCCAATTATTGTTCGCTTTGGCCTCGCAGGCCAGTTTGGATGGCAAGAGTGTGGTTCTGGATCTCCCTCTGCCCGAGCCGCTGCGTCTGACAGCGGAGGGGCTGGGCCTGGACCAGCACGATTTTGAACAAACGTTTACTTCCGGAGTTTCTTGA
- a CDS encoding DedA family protein, translated as MLEMLEGFIRDYGYVALFVGTFFEGETILLVAGFLAHSGGLDLSLCILSAFVGSLSGDQAAFYVGRWKGRQFVEKRPAWKCRVDRVHQMLERFHEALILSFRFFYGLRNLTPFILGTTDISGFKFFTLNAIGAAIWAVAFGYAGYFFGAVVATVLKDVHNVQMIILIAAAVVGAAVWFFRHLKRKKAEKACAGHNLDADHPHDEKKLDSSSCETPRE; from the coding sequence ATGTTGGAAATGCTTGAAGGCTTTATACGGGATTACGGCTACGTTGCACTGTTTGTCGGCACCTTTTTCGAGGGGGAGACGATCCTTCTGGTAGCGGGGTTCTTGGCTCACAGCGGCGGTCTTGATTTGTCACTGTGCATCTTGTCCGCTTTTGTGGGCAGCCTCTCCGGCGATCAGGCGGCTTTTTACGTGGGGAGGTGGAAGGGAAGGCAGTTCGTGGAGAAGCGTCCCGCCTGGAAATGCCGCGTGGACCGTGTGCACCAGATGCTGGAACGATTTCATGAAGCCCTTATTCTCTCTTTCCGTTTCTTCTATGGCCTGAGAAATCTCACTCCCTTCATACTCGGCACCACGGATATCTCCGGTTTCAAGTTCTTCACCCTCAATGCGATAGGTGCAGCCATTTGGGCCGTGGCGTTCGGCTATGCCGGATATTTTTTCGGGGCGGTCGTGGCCACGGTGCTCAAAGACGTCCATAACGTGCAGATGATCATACTCATCGCGGCCGCAGTGGTGGGTGCCGCCGTATGGTTCTTCCGCCATCTCAAGCGCAAGAAAGCCGAAAAGGCCTGTGCCGGGCACAATCTTGACGCTGACCATCCACATGACGAAAAAAAGCTCGACTCGTCCTCATGCGAGACGCCGCGCGAGTAG
- a CDS encoding MFS transporter, with protein sequence MMPRTYGLSVRGYRSLVFATLALSYMLVTFHRLCPAVVAVDMMRDLNAGGGLIGMLSGAFFYSYAAMQLPAGLLADSWGARRTTSTFYLLAALGAALIGLAADASWATAGRILVGLGMSMIWVCTLKTLAEWYPPERFSTMIGMLVSMGGVGSLLASAPLAQTAQIIGWRNAFIGLAAIAILVAALLWAIVRDTPALAGYKGPDAPHGLPPGRQALIPGIKVVLSNRWGWLVAAWLFLDNGVFFSFAGLWAGPFLSHMHGHSPALAGTILAMVSVGLVTGGPLVSYLSTRVFKSRKTALALCALGLCCLTATLSWGMHRVSGPGLFILFYLFGVFGGAAPAVAFTTAKELFPVSLAGTAVGIMNIFPFVGGAVFQPLLGMILEYHGRDPSGAFTTEGYSAAFTALFATSVMLLLVCLALKETFRPERNRTVS encoded by the coding sequence ATGATGCCCCGCACTTACGGACTAAGCGTCCGGGGATACCGCTCCCTGGTATTCGCCACCCTGGCGCTTAGCTACATGCTGGTTACATTTCATCGCCTGTGCCCGGCAGTGGTGGCGGTGGATATGATGCGGGACTTGAACGCTGGCGGCGGCCTCATCGGCATGCTCTCCGGCGCGTTCTTTTACTCCTACGCCGCCATGCAGCTCCCGGCGGGTCTCTTGGCCGACTCATGGGGAGCCAGGCGCACCACCTCCACGTTCTATCTGCTCGCCGCCCTGGGAGCGGCCCTCATCGGCCTTGCCGCCGACGCTTCCTGGGCAACCGCGGGACGTATCCTCGTGGGGCTCGGGATGTCCATGATCTGGGTCTGCACCCTGAAGACCCTGGCGGAGTGGTACCCTCCCGAACGTTTTTCAACCATGATCGGCATGCTGGTTTCCATGGGGGGCGTCGGTTCCCTGCTCGCCTCCGCCCCCTTGGCCCAGACCGCGCAGATTATCGGCTGGCGCAACGCATTCATCGGCTTGGCCGCCATCGCGATTCTCGTGGCCGCGCTTCTGTGGGCCATTGTCCGCGACACACCGGCCTTGGCGGGCTACAAGGGGCCTGACGCGCCGCATGGTCTCCCGCCAGGCAGGCAAGCCCTTATCCCCGGGATAAAGGTGGTACTCTCGAACAGATGGGGCTGGCTGGTCGCGGCCTGGCTTTTTTTGGACAACGGAGTGTTCTTCTCCTTTGCCGGGCTCTGGGCCGGGCCGTTTTTGAGCCACATGCACGGGCACAGCCCCGCCCTGGCGGGAACCATCCTGGCCATGGTCTCGGTGGGCTTGGTGACGGGCGGGCCGCTAGTGAGTTATCTGTCCACCAGAGTGTTCAAGAGCCGGAAAACCGCCCTGGCGCTCTGCGCTCTGGGTCTGTGCTGCCTCACAGCCACCCTGTCCTGGGGCATGCACCGCGTCTCCGGCCCCGGGCTCTTTATTCTCTTCTATCTTTTCGGAGTGTTCGGAGGCGCGGCACCCGCCGTGGCCTTTACCACGGCCAAGGAACTGTTCCCGGTGTCACTGGCTGGAACCGCGGTGGGTATAATGAACATCTTCCCCTTCGTGGGTGGAGCCGTGTTCCAGCCACTGCTCGGGATGATACTGGAATACCACGGCCGTGACCCTTCCGGGGCTTTCACAACCGAAGGCTACAGCGCGGCCTTCACCGCGCTGTTTGCCACATCGGTCATGTTGCTCCTGGTCTGCCTCGCACTCAAGGAAACCTTCAGGCCGGAAAGAAACCGGACCGTCTCCTGA
- a CDS encoding acyltransferase yields the protein MNRASPPSRVTSLDGLRGIAAFIVIISHLIAGFFPVLYFGAEGKADATLQHAIATSPLFVLYSGTFAVYVFFVLSGYVIAASAAKTRCRLPLLVVTRYLRLTVPILSSVCLAYALDRLFPGASQRAAQIVGHWWLGFMYQLPDPPFSAVLREGSYSVYWTGLSYFNNVLWTMRVELAGSLAIYALYLLVSKSVRVPVLLFTALVCFFVQQWPSNLLGFFFGALLFEAQSHGKLKQNSLLGAALLLIGLFLGGLPFAPAEGTIYEAISAFVGRFSPAFSTVRAIGATALLLGIILWKRSGAVLDSRPSQFLGRISFALYLVHFPLLCIGLSELYWRFGSSGPVPMTLSIICYVGVTILVAYVFTVAIDEPTVRILTRIKKAWSVRPARIDIVDEPAVALEARETP from the coding sequence ATGAACCGCGCCTCACCACCTTCCCGCGTAACGTCATTGGACGGGCTCCGGGGCATAGCCGCCTTTATCGTTATAATCTCTCATCTTATCGCTGGTTTTTTCCCTGTGCTCTACTTCGGTGCGGAGGGGAAAGCTGACGCAACTCTTCAGCATGCCATCGCAACGTCTCCGTTGTTCGTTTTGTATAGCGGCACCTTTGCCGTGTATGTCTTTTTCGTGCTCAGCGGCTATGTTATCGCCGCATCAGCGGCCAAGACCCGCTGCCGGCTGCCCCTGCTGGTGGTAACCAGGTATCTGCGGCTCACAGTGCCTATCCTCTCGAGCGTCTGCCTTGCCTACGCCCTGGACAGACTCTTCCCCGGAGCGTCTCAGCGGGCGGCGCAGATTGTCGGGCACTGGTGGCTTGGTTTCATGTACCAGCTCCCCGACCCTCCATTCAGCGCGGTCCTGCGAGAAGGTTCTTACAGCGTCTATTGGACCGGCTTGTCCTATTTCAACAACGTGCTTTGGACCATGCGCGTCGAGCTGGCGGGGTCTTTGGCAATCTATGCGCTGTATCTGCTCGTCTCCAAATCCGTCCGTGTTCCGGTGTTGCTCTTCACGGCGCTCGTCTGCTTCTTCGTCCAGCAATGGCCTTCCAATCTCCTCGGTTTCTTTTTCGGGGCATTGCTTTTCGAGGCGCAGTCGCATGGGAAACTCAAACAGAACAGCCTTCTGGGTGCGGCGCTTCTTCTCATCGGGCTTTTTCTCGGCGGTCTGCCGTTTGCACCGGCTGAAGGCACCATCTATGAGGCGATTTCCGCCTTTGTGGGGAGATTCAGTCCGGCTTTCAGCACGGTACGCGCCATCGGGGCCACCGCCCTGCTTCTGGGAATCATTCTCTGGAAGAGGTCTGGGGCGGTTTTAGACTCACGCCCGTCCCAGTTTCTCGGCAGGATTTCCTTCGCGCTCTATCTGGTCCATTTTCCGCTTCTGTGCATCGGATTATCGGAACTCTACTGGAGGTTCGGTTCTTCAGGCCCGGTACCCATGACCCTGTCCATCATCTGCTATGTTGGTGTTACGATCCTGGTGGCCTATGTTTTCACTGTTGCGATCGACGAACCAACCGTGCGGATTCTCACCCGTATCAAAAAGGCCTGGTCCGTGAGGCCGGCCAGGATCGACATCGTGGACGAACCGGCCGTTGCCCTTGAAGCGCGGGAAACGCCATAA
- a CDS encoding chemotaxis protein CheV, producing the protein MSGSEILLESGTNELEIIEFFISEGTASGEKQTHYFGVNVAKVLEVIENPGLVSGKSAVDPCFMGTIPLREKVLPVIDLSIWLRLKKEASRHEVILVTEFNNTLIGFLASGVTQIYRVSWQDVEPPGRFLTSVESGCVTGIVHFKEHSLLMLDLESFLAEYDSYQTNMNHEAIQNVENAYTALVVDDSRSMRDLIVRSLEESKFNIVTASNGEEAWNIMIHQRDNLHEGFRSAEEMIDIIVSDIEMPRMDGMTLTKKIKSDPVLRGVPVILFSSLITDSLRHKGQSVGADMQISKPEFSELAARSIQLINTARSTNTAS; encoded by the coding sequence ATGAGTGGCAGCGAAATACTGCTTGAGTCCGGAACTAATGAGCTGGAAATTATTGAGTTTTTCATATCCGAGGGTACTGCTTCTGGAGAAAAACAAACCCATTATTTCGGAGTAAACGTCGCCAAGGTTCTTGAGGTGATTGAAAATCCCGGCTTGGTTTCCGGCAAGTCCGCCGTAGACCCCTGCTTCATGGGAACGATCCCGCTTCGGGAAAAGGTACTCCCTGTCATAGATCTCAGCATATGGCTCCGGCTTAAGAAGGAAGCGTCCCGTCATGAAGTCATCCTTGTTACGGAATTCAATAATACCTTGATTGGCTTCCTTGCTTCTGGGGTGACGCAGATATACCGTGTCAGTTGGCAAGATGTTGAACCGCCAGGAAGGTTCTTGACTTCAGTTGAATCCGGATGCGTTACTGGGATAGTGCATTTTAAGGAGCATTCCTTGCTCATGCTTGACCTGGAAAGCTTCCTTGCAGAGTACGATTCGTACCAGACAAATATGAATCATGAAGCCATACAGAATGTGGAGAATGCATACACGGCACTCGTTGTCGACGATTCAAGGTCCATGCGTGATTTGATAGTAAGAAGCTTGGAAGAATCGAAATTTAATATTGTTACGGCATCGAACGGGGAAGAGGCCTGGAACATAATGATTCATCAGAGGGATAATCTCCATGAGGGATTCCGCTCCGCTGAAGAAATGATTGATATCATTGTTTCCGACATTGAAATGCCGCGCATGGACGGCATGACCTTGACCAAAAAAATAAAATCAGACCCTGTTCTGCGCGGAGTGCCGGTTATCCTGTTTTCGTCTTTGATTACCGACTCGTTGCGTCACAAAGGGCAATCGGTGGGGGCGGACATGCAGATCAGCAAACCGGAGTTTTCGGAATTGGCGGCCCGGTCGATCCAGCTCATAAATACCGCCAGGTCGACGAACACGGCTTCTTGA